A region of Streptomyces sp. NBC_01750 DNA encodes the following proteins:
- a CDS encoding MBL fold metallo-hydrolase — MSATDPYTVRLAPEVHAYVQPDGGWCLNNAGFVSDGESTLLIDTAATERRARALREAVLASGVPLPRTIVNTHHHGDHTYGNAVFTPRAVVIGHDLCRSEQLSAGHQLHLMWPRTDFGDITITAPTVTYNDRLTVHVGDIEVRLIHPGGVAHTLGDTIVHLPRQEVVFTGDLIFQGGTPFIPMGSLSGSLRALDVLRSLDATTVVPGHGPVTDPSAYDATERYLRYVAELAQEGRAKGRTPLETAREADLGAFADLRESERLVANLHRAYAELDGQPEGSPLDPVLVFGDMAAMNGGVPVACHA; from the coding sequence TTGTCTGCAACGGATCCGTACACCGTCCGGCTCGCCCCGGAAGTGCACGCCTATGTCCAGCCGGACGGCGGCTGGTGCCTGAACAACGCGGGGTTCGTCAGCGACGGGGAGTCGACCCTCCTCATCGACACCGCCGCCACGGAACGGCGGGCGCGAGCGCTGCGTGAGGCGGTCCTGGCGAGCGGCGTCCCGCTGCCCCGCACCATCGTCAATACGCATCACCACGGCGATCACACCTACGGCAACGCGGTCTTCACTCCGCGAGCCGTGGTGATCGGGCACGACCTGTGCCGCAGCGAGCAGTTGTCGGCAGGCCATCAGCTCCATCTGATGTGGCCGCGGACCGACTTCGGCGACATCACGATCACCGCGCCCACCGTGACGTACAACGACCGGCTCACCGTCCATGTCGGTGACATCGAGGTGCGGCTGATCCACCCCGGCGGCGTCGCGCACACCCTCGGCGACACCATCGTGCATCTGCCGCGGCAAGAGGTGGTCTTCACCGGGGATTTGATCTTCCAGGGCGGCACGCCCTTCATCCCGATGGGCTCGCTGAGCGGGTCCCTGCGGGCGCTGGACGTGCTGCGCTCGCTCGATGCGACGACGGTCGTCCCCGGCCACGGTCCGGTCACCGACCCGTCGGCCTACGACGCGACGGAGCGCTATCTGCGGTACGTCGCCGAGCTGGCCCAGGAGGGACGCGCCAAGGGGCGCACTCCGCTGGAGACGGCACGTGAGGCGGATCTCGGGGCCTTCGCCGATCTGCGGGAGAGCGAGCGCCTGGTGGCGAATCTGCACCGGGCGTACGCGGAGCTGGACGGGCAGCCGGAGGGCTCGCCACTGGATCCCGTGCTGGTCTTCGGCGATATGGCGGCGATGAACGGCGGCGTGCCGGTGGCCTGCCACGCCTGA
- a CDS encoding DUF202 domain-containing protein, with product MTVEPERDPGLQPERTRLAWRRTTLAFTVAAVLAARQAAGGDLGTAGFMAVACSALVWLGFLRVAHRRVHALGTGPRPQALPGRAALAAVACTVALAGFAVAVIV from the coding sequence TTGACCGTCGAGCCGGAGCGGGATCCGGGGCTGCAGCCCGAGCGGACCCGGCTGGCGTGGCGCAGGACCACCCTGGCGTTCACCGTGGCGGCCGTGCTCGCTGCCCGGCAGGCGGCCGGCGGCGATCTGGGCACTGCCGGGTTCATGGCGGTGGCCTGCAGTGCCCTGGTGTGGCTGGGATTTCTGCGGGTGGCCCACCGGCGGGTGCACGCGCTGGGTACCGGTCCCAGACCGCAGGCGCTGCCGGGCCGTGCCGCGCTGGCAGCCGTGGCCTGCACGGTCGCCCTGGCCGGTTTCGCGGTCGCGGTGATCGTCTGA
- a CDS encoding SDR family oxidoreductase produces the protein MGTVHGAGVVVTGAGGGIGAALARRFAAEGARVVVNDLDPTRTKAIADEIGATAVPGDASEIVEAARDALGGTVDVYCANAGLASPGDAFAGEEVWAAAWDVNLMAHVRAARTLLPHWLERGSGRFVSTVSAAGLLTMVGAAPYSVTKHGAYAFAEWLSLTYRHRGIKVHAICPQGVRTDMLTAAGSAGELVLAPTAIEPEDVADALFEGIEADRFLILPHPEVAEYYQARAATPERWLTGMNHLQQKWEGTAR, from the coding sequence ATGGGTACGGTGCACGGCGCTGGAGTTGTGGTTACGGGCGCGGGCGGCGGCATCGGCGCCGCACTCGCCCGCCGGTTCGCGGCGGAGGGCGCCCGCGTCGTGGTCAACGACCTCGATCCCACAAGGACCAAGGCGATCGCCGACGAGATCGGCGCGACCGCGGTCCCCGGTGACGCCTCGGAGATCGTGGAAGCGGCCCGCGACGCGCTGGGAGGCACCGTCGACGTCTACTGCGCCAACGCCGGCCTTGCCTCGCCCGGCGACGCCTTCGCCGGCGAAGAGGTCTGGGCAGCCGCCTGGGACGTCAATCTCATGGCGCACGTCCGCGCGGCCCGCACCCTGCTGCCCCACTGGCTGGAGCGGGGGAGCGGCCGCTTCGTCTCCACCGTCTCCGCCGCCGGGCTGCTCACCATGGTCGGCGCGGCCCCGTACAGCGTCACGAAGCACGGCGCGTACGCCTTCGCCGAGTGGCTCTCGCTCACCTACCGCCACCGCGGCATCAAGGTTCACGCGATCTGCCCCCAGGGCGTGCGTACGGACATGCTGACGGCGGCCGGATCGGCGGGCGAGCTTGTCCTCGCGCCGACCGCGATCGAGCCCGAGGACGTCGCCGACGCGCTCTTCGAGGGCATCGAGGCCGACCGCTTCCTGATCCTGCCGCACCCCGAGGTCGCCGAGTACTACCAGGCACGTGCCGCCACGCCCGAACGCTGGCTGACCGGTATGAACCACCTTCAGCAGAAGTGGGAAGGGACGGCCCGGTGA
- a CDS encoding serine-threonine protein kinase has product MPDMSVEPYRDITFDKDGDVDARQRDRLAKLDVTDLVMFAHGWNNSPSVAAQLYSAFFAPFPGLLAASPGVRLGYAGVVWPSMKFTDEPVPDFKPSVFGPSTEPGLDEATQDALIELFPGHRATVERLARLLDEQPESETAFAEFGVLARQLAEVPAGGLESGFTDDLPQDEQGPPAVLYEDALTMCRKFTLALEETGAMTEQSAARSFSLGGGLKKVWKGAKELLRQTTYYAMKRRAGTVGELGLGPLLGQLARSSPDVRVHLVGHSQGARLVSFALRGLPDGVRNVKSLTLLQGAFSHYAFAPSLPHSPHSGGALRSMEHRVDGPVVACYSRHDSALGVIYPLASSLAGDDASAVGLDKRWWAMGHDGIQAVGQTSRITLEQALRDGIPGSGCVSVDTAPVVRRGGPPAGAHSDICHEELARVVVAAGRIGR; this is encoded by the coding sequence ATGCCGGATATGAGTGTGGAGCCGTACCGGGACATCACCTTCGACAAGGACGGTGATGTCGATGCGCGGCAGCGCGACCGGCTGGCAAAGCTGGATGTCACCGATCTGGTGATGTTCGCGCACGGCTGGAACAACTCGCCATCGGTTGCGGCCCAGTTGTACTCGGCCTTCTTCGCGCCGTTTCCCGGGCTGCTGGCGGCATCGCCCGGCGTGCGGCTCGGATACGCGGGTGTCGTGTGGCCGTCGATGAAGTTCACGGACGAGCCGGTACCCGACTTCAAGCCGTCCGTCTTCGGCCCGTCGACGGAACCGGGGCTGGACGAGGCGACACAGGACGCCCTGATCGAGCTGTTCCCCGGACACCGGGCGACGGTGGAACGGCTGGCCCGGCTCCTGGACGAGCAGCCCGAGTCGGAGACCGCGTTCGCGGAGTTCGGCGTACTGGCACGGCAGTTGGCCGAAGTGCCGGCAGGTGGGCTCGAGTCCGGCTTCACGGACGATCTGCCGCAGGACGAGCAGGGCCCGCCGGCAGTCCTGTACGAGGACGCGCTCACGATGTGCCGGAAGTTCACGCTGGCACTGGAGGAGACCGGGGCCATGACGGAGCAGTCCGCCGCTCGGTCCTTCTCGCTCGGCGGCGGATTGAAGAAGGTGTGGAAGGGCGCGAAGGAGCTGCTGAGGCAGACGACGTACTACGCGATGAAGCGGCGCGCCGGGACCGTCGGCGAGCTGGGCCTCGGCCCGCTGCTCGGGCAGCTCGCCCGGTCCTCCCCCGATGTACGCGTCCATCTGGTCGGACACAGCCAGGGGGCACGGCTGGTTTCCTTCGCGCTGCGCGGACTGCCCGACGGCGTAAGGAACGTGAAGTCACTGACGCTCCTTCAGGGAGCTTTCTCTCACTACGCGTTCGCGCCGAGCCTGCCGCACTCCCCGCACAGCGGCGGGGCTCTGCGCAGCATGGAGCACCGGGTCGACGGTCCCGTGGTCGCCTGCTATTCGCGGCACGACAGCGCGCTCGGGGTGATCTATCCGCTGGCTTCGAGCCTCGCCGGGGACGATGCGAGCGCGGTCGGGCTGGACAAGCGGTGGTGGGCGATGGGACACGACGGGATACAGGCCGTCGGGCAGACATCGCGGATAACACTCGAGCAGGCGCTCCGCGACGGTATTCCGGGCTCGGGCTGCGTCAGTGTGGACACGGCGCCGGTGGTGCGGCGCGGCGGGCCGCCGGCGGGCGCGCACAGCGACATCTGCCATGAGGAGCTGGCGCGGGTGGTGGTGGCCGCCGGCCGCATCGGGCGCTGA
- a CDS encoding acyl-CoA dehydrogenase family protein — protein MDFAFDARTEELRARLLAFMDEHVYPAEAIEHEQRRQLASPWDTPAIVEELKAEARKQGLWNLFLPDAEHGAGLTNLQYAPLAEITGRSPHLAPTALNCAAPDTGNMEVLAQFATDDQKKQWLEPLLAGEIRSAFAMTEPEVASSDATNIQTRIERDGDDYVINGRKWYISGAMNPDCKIFIVMGKTDPDGDDIRRQQSMILVPRDAPGLEVRRAMQVYGYEDHSHGGHAEIVFNNVRVPASNLIGEEGGGFAIAQARLGPGRIHHCMRLIGMAERAIELMCRRAVSREAFGKAIAQQGVVQNWIADARVTVEQLRLLVLKTAWLMDTVGNRGAHTEIQAIKIATPRAVVEILDKAVQVHGAGGVSQDFPLAELWAAARTLKLADGPDEVHQRSLARRELKQYM, from the coding sequence ATGGACTTCGCATTCGACGCGCGCACCGAGGAGCTGCGTGCCCGGCTGCTCGCCTTCATGGACGAGCACGTCTACCCGGCCGAGGCGATCGAGCACGAGCAGCGCCGGCAGCTGGCCTCGCCGTGGGACACCCCGGCGATCGTGGAGGAGCTGAAGGCCGAGGCGCGCAAGCAGGGCCTGTGGAACCTCTTCCTGCCCGATGCCGAGCACGGCGCCGGACTGACCAACCTGCAGTACGCGCCGCTCGCCGAAATCACCGGTCGCAGCCCGCACCTGGCCCCGACGGCGCTGAACTGTGCCGCTCCGGACACCGGGAACATGGAGGTGCTCGCGCAGTTCGCCACCGACGACCAGAAGAAGCAGTGGCTGGAGCCACTGCTCGCCGGTGAGATCCGGTCGGCGTTCGCGATGACCGAGCCCGAGGTCGCCTCGTCCGACGCGACGAACATCCAGACGCGGATCGAGCGCGACGGTGACGACTACGTCATCAACGGCCGCAAGTGGTACATCTCCGGGGCGATGAACCCCGACTGCAAGATCTTCATCGTGATGGGCAAGACCGACCCGGACGGCGACGACATCCGCCGCCAGCAGTCGATGATCCTGGTTCCGCGCGACGCGCCCGGTCTCGAAGTCCGGCGCGCCATGCAGGTGTACGGCTACGAGGACCACTCGCACGGCGGCCACGCCGAGATCGTCTTCAACAATGTCCGGGTGCCCGCCTCGAACCTCATCGGCGAGGAGGGCGGCGGCTTCGCCATCGCCCAGGCGCGCCTCGGCCCGGGCCGTATCCACCACTGCATGCGGCTGATCGGCATGGCCGAGCGGGCCATCGAGCTGATGTGCCGGCGGGCCGTATCGCGTGAGGCCTTCGGCAAGGCGATCGCCCAGCAGGGCGTCGTGCAGAACTGGATCGCGGACGCCCGGGTGACGGTCGAGCAGCTGCGTCTCCTGGTGCTGAAGACCGCCTGGCTGATGGACACGGTCGGCAACCGCGGTGCGCACACGGAGATCCAGGCCATCAAGATCGCCACCCCGCGCGCGGTCGTGGAAATCCTCGACAAGGCGGTCCAGGTGCATGGCGCCGGCGGCGTGAGCCAGGACTTCCCGCTGGCCGAACTCTGGGCCGCGGCACGGACGTTGAAGCTGGCGGACGGCCCGGACGAGGTGCACCAGCGCTCGCTGGCGCGGCGTGAGCTGAAGCAGTACATGTAG
- a CDS encoding YidH family protein encodes MSEIGQSLRLWFAPQRVREEGETPDYRFSLANERTFLAWLRTALALIGGGFAVDQFLPDLAWGLRAGMALGLLGAGVLCALRAVNHWVRCERAMRRGEDLPVSRFPTLLSMVIAVVAVAMVVVVLFGWEGGR; translated from the coding sequence GTGAGCGAAATCGGACAGAGCCTGCGGCTGTGGTTCGCGCCCCAGCGGGTGCGGGAGGAGGGCGAGACCCCCGACTACCGGTTCTCGCTCGCCAATGAGCGGACCTTTCTCGCCTGGCTGCGTACGGCGCTCGCACTGATCGGCGGCGGGTTCGCGGTCGACCAGTTTCTGCCGGACCTGGCCTGGGGATTGCGCGCGGGGATGGCGCTCGGGCTGCTGGGCGCCGGGGTGCTGTGTGCGCTGCGCGCTGTGAATCACTGGGTGCGGTGCGAGCGGGCGATGCGGCGGGGCGAGGATCTGCCCGTTTCGCGGTTCCCGACCCTCCTGAGCATGGTGATCGCCGTCGTCGCGGTGGCGATGGTGGTGGTCGTTCTCTTCGGCTGGGAGGGCGGGCGTTGA
- a CDS encoding exo-beta-N-acetylmuramidase NamZ family protein: MSLSRRGLLAAGGAAGALAATSGSAAARPGASVARSGDGGRVRTGFDRLAADGYARLSGQRVGVVTNPTGITRDVRHIVDVMHADDRVNIVAVFGPEHGFRGTAQAGGSEGRYNDPATGLPVYDTYLKSGQPLADIFTASGVETVVFDIQDAGARFYTYIWTLYDCMQAAALAGKRFVVLDRPNPVTGRAALGPVLDKAFATFVGREPISQAHGMTVTELAELFNGEFLTKPVELETVRMSGWRRSDFFDGTGLPWVPPSPNMPTPDTALVYSGTCLFEGTNLSEGRGTTRPFELLGAEGIDRKWAEAANALRLPGVRFREAYFAPTFSKFQGRTIGGVQLHIHDRKSYDPVRTGIALLVTAKRTWSGFAWRPDNWIDKLTGSAKVRTMIDAGAGTDEVVGAWQSELAAFRAVRKRYLRY, from the coding sequence ATGAGCCTGTCCAGACGAGGTTTGCTGGCCGCCGGAGGCGCGGCGGGCGCGCTGGCGGCGACATCCGGTTCGGCCGCGGCGCGGCCGGGGGCGTCCGTCGCGCGGTCCGGCGACGGCGGCCGGGTACGTACCGGTTTCGACCGGCTGGCCGCCGACGGATACGCACGGCTGTCCGGACAGCGGGTCGGGGTGGTCACCAACCCCACCGGGATCACCCGGGACGTACGCCACATCGTGGACGTCATGCATGCCGACGACCGGGTGAACATCGTCGCCGTCTTCGGTCCCGAACACGGCTTCCGCGGTACCGCGCAGGCAGGCGGTTCCGAGGGCCGCTACAACGACCCGGCGACCGGGCTGCCCGTGTACGACACCTACCTCAAGAGCGGGCAGCCGCTCGCCGACATCTTCACCGCGTCGGGCGTGGAGACGGTGGTCTTCGACATCCAGGACGCCGGCGCCCGTTTCTACACGTACATCTGGACGCTCTACGACTGCATGCAGGCGGCGGCGCTGGCGGGCAAGCGCTTCGTGGTGCTCGACCGGCCGAACCCGGTGACGGGCAGGGCCGCCCTCGGACCCGTGCTCGACAAGGCGTTCGCGACCTTCGTGGGCCGCGAGCCGATCTCCCAGGCACACGGCATGACCGTGACCGAGCTGGCGGAACTGTTCAACGGTGAGTTCCTGACCAAGCCGGTGGAGTTGGAGACGGTGCGGATGTCGGGCTGGCGTCGCTCGGACTTCTTCGACGGGACGGGCCTGCCGTGGGTGCCGCCGAGCCCCAATATGCCGACGCCGGACACCGCGCTCGTCTACTCGGGGACCTGTCTTTTCGAGGGCACGAATCTGTCGGAGGGGCGCGGGACGACACGGCCGTTCGAGCTGCTGGGCGCGGAGGGCATCGACCGCAAGTGGGCGGAGGCCGCGAACGCGCTCCGGCTGCCGGGCGTCCGCTTTCGCGAGGCGTACTTCGCTCCGACCTTCTCCAAGTTCCAGGGCAGGACGATCGGCGGGGTCCAACTCCACATCCACGACCGGAAGTCGTACGACCCGGTCCGCACGGGGATCGCGCTGCTGGTGACGGCGAAGCGGACCTGGAGCGGTTTCGCCTGGCGCCCGGACAACTGGATCGACAAGCTGACGGGCTCGGCGAAGGTACGCACGATGATCGACGCGGGCGCCGGGACCGACGAGGTGGTCGGGGCATGGCAGAGCGAGCTGGCCGCGTTCCGGGCCGTACGGAAGAGGTATCTGCGGTACTGA
- a CDS encoding NUDIX hydrolase, with protein MTPADEILDIVDENDEVIGQAARGEAYARRMRHRCAFILVRDAEGRIFVHRRTATKLVFPSLYDMFVGGVVGAGESYDEAALREAEEELGVRGLPRPEPLFKFLYENGEQSWWSAVYEVRCELPVHPQADEIAWHDFLPEEELERRLGEWEWVPDGLAAYERVRESGTRPS; from the coding sequence ATGACTCCCGCTGACGAAATCCTGGACATCGTCGACGAGAACGACGAGGTGATAGGCCAGGCCGCGCGCGGCGAGGCATACGCCCGCCGGATGCGCCACCGCTGTGCGTTCATCCTCGTCAGGGACGCGGAGGGCCGGATCTTCGTCCACCGCCGTACGGCGACGAAGCTTGTCTTCCCTTCGCTGTACGACATGTTCGTCGGCGGCGTCGTCGGCGCGGGCGAGAGCTACGACGAGGCGGCGCTGCGCGAGGCCGAGGAGGAGCTCGGGGTCCGCGGACTCCCCCGGCCCGAACCGCTGTTCAAGTTCCTGTACGAGAACGGCGAGCAGAGCTGGTGGTCGGCCGTGTACGAGGTCCGCTGCGAGCTGCCCGTGCACCCTCAGGCCGATGAGATCGCCTGGCACGACTTCCTGCCGGAGGAGGAGCTGGAGCGGCGGCTCGGTGAGTGGGAGTGGGTGCCGGACGGTCTCGCGGCGTACGAACGGGTGCGGGAGTCGGGTACGCGGCCCTCCTGA
- a CDS encoding phosphotransferase family protein, with protein sequence MSSVPPPGLDPEQLRGYLDRERPGLVSGPLSARLIQGGRSNLTYSVTDGTGRWVVRRPPLGHVLATAHDMKREHRVISALHPTAVPVPEPVLLCEDEAVIGSPFYVMEFVDGTPYRTAEELAPIGPQRTRDTVLGLVDTLVELHAVNPESVGLGDFGRPEGFLDRQLRRWGKQLDASRNRELAGIDELHAALGGSLPTSPTATVIHGDYRLDNVLVGEDDRIKAVLDWEMSTLGDPLTDLGLLVMYSARLELPDSPISTTAGAPGHPDAAELIERYAARSGRDTSAIPWYTAFAWFKLAVILEGIHYRYTLGQTVGAGFDRIGDLVPVFIEHGRTTLQEG encoded by the coding sequence ATGAGCTCAGTCCCCCCGCCAGGCCTCGATCCCGAGCAGCTGCGCGGTTATCTCGACCGCGAGCGGCCGGGTCTGGTGAGCGGACCGCTCAGCGCCCGGCTGATCCAGGGCGGCCGCTCCAACCTCACGTACTCCGTGACCGACGGAACCGGCCGCTGGGTCGTCCGCAGGCCGCCGCTCGGGCATGTGCTGGCCACCGCGCACGACATGAAGCGTGAGCACCGGGTGATCAGCGCGCTGCACCCGACCGCCGTGCCGGTGCCTGAGCCTGTACTGCTGTGCGAGGACGAGGCGGTGATCGGGTCGCCGTTCTATGTCATGGAGTTCGTGGACGGCACTCCGTACCGTACGGCCGAGGAACTGGCACCGATCGGACCCCAGCGCACCCGGGACACCGTGCTCGGCCTGGTCGACACCCTCGTGGAACTGCATGCCGTGAACCCCGAGTCGGTGGGTCTGGGCGACTTCGGCCGGCCCGAGGGCTTCCTCGACCGACAGCTGCGGCGGTGGGGCAAGCAGTTGGACGCCTCCCGCAACCGCGAACTCGCCGGCATCGACGAGCTGCACGCCGCACTCGGCGGCTCGCTGCCCACCTCCCCCACAGCCACCGTCATCCACGGCGACTACCGGCTGGACAACGTCCTGGTCGGCGAGGACGACCGGATCAAGGCGGTGCTGGACTGGGAGATGTCGACCCTCGGCGATCCGCTGACCGACCTCGGTCTGCTGGTGATGTACAGCGCCAGGCTGGAGCTGCCCGACTCTCCGATCAGCACGACCGCGGGAGCGCCGGGCCATCCGGACGCTGCCGAGCTCATCGAGCGGTACGCCGCCCGCTCCGGCCGCGACACCTCCGCCATCCCCTGGTACACGGCCTTCGCCTGGTTCAAGCTCGCCGTGATCCTCGAGGGCATCCACTACCGCTACACCCTCGGCCAGACCGTCGGCGCCGGCTTCGACCGGATCGGCGATCTCGTCCCCGTCTTCATCGAGCACGGCCGCACCACCCTCCAGGAAGGCTGA
- a CDS encoding TetR/AcrR family transcriptional regulator: MARTTDGDGAPVPQRLLAAATRLFAERGYDRTSVQEIVEAAGVTKGALYHYFGSKEDLLQEVYARVLRIQQERLDAYANADEPVERRLRGAAADVVVTTIDNLDDAAIFFRSMHHLSPEKHKQVRAERRRYHERFRALVEEGQRSGVFSSATPADLVVDYHFGSVHHLSTWYSPDGPLTPQQVADHLADMLLRALRP, encoded by the coding sequence ATGGCCAGGACGACGGACGGGGACGGCGCCCCTGTCCCGCAGAGGCTGCTGGCCGCCGCCACCCGGCTCTTCGCCGAGCGCGGCTACGACCGCACCTCCGTGCAGGAGATCGTCGAGGCGGCCGGCGTCACCAAGGGGGCGCTCTACCACTACTTCGGCTCCAAGGAAGACCTGCTCCAGGAGGTCTACGCGCGAGTGCTCCGGATCCAGCAGGAGCGGCTCGACGCCTACGCGAACGCCGATGAGCCGGTGGAGCGGCGGCTGCGCGGCGCCGCGGCCGATGTGGTCGTGACCACGATCGACAACCTCGACGACGCGGCGATCTTCTTCCGGTCCATGCACCATCTGAGCCCGGAGAAGCACAAGCAGGTACGTGCCGAGCGCCGCCGCTATCACGAGCGGTTTCGCGCGCTGGTCGAGGAGGGCCAGCGGAGCGGGGTGTTCTCCTCGGCCACCCCCGCCGACCTGGTGGTGGACTACCACTTCGGCTCGGTCCATCATCTGTCCACCTGGTACAGCCCGGACGGCCCGCTCACTCCGCAGCAGGTCGCCGACCACCTCGCGGACATGCTGCTGCGCGCGCTGCGCCCGTAG
- a CDS encoding class I adenylate-forming enzyme family protein: MTSIYAAKPWLSQLTDVQRADITPPATVVHSFRAAVDRAPEHTALAYFDGRLSYRETDALSDSVAGHLAARGVRRGDRVAIMLQNSPHFVIALLGAWKAGATVVPLNPMYKSAEVSHVLSDADVTALICSDRAWETYLRASAAASSVRIALTACELDLQTRNDARVLGFERLPQPVDADDLVSVARAGHTAPVDRELATADVALISYTSGTSGTPKGAMNLHGGITYNAERQRTGHPLPEGACYFALAPLFHITGMVCQLAACIANAGTLALAYRFEAGVVLDAFAEHRPAYTVGPSTAFMALAAQPTATREHFDSFQVISSGGAPVPPALVERFRAGFGPYVRNGYGLTECTAPCASVPPEKEAPVDPASGTLSVGVPGPDTLVRIIDETGEEVPFGEPGEIAVSGPQVVPGYWKLPDATAEAFPDGELRTGDIGFMDADGWLYVVDRKKDMINASGFKVWPREVEDVLYTHPAVREAAVVGVPDDYRGETVKAYISLRPGVDVEPAEISAYCAERLAAYKYPRVVEILPELPKTTSGKILRRELRFNK; the protein is encoded by the coding sequence GTGACCTCGATCTACGCCGCCAAGCCGTGGCTCTCCCAGCTCACCGACGTCCAGCGCGCCGACATCACCCCGCCGGCGACCGTGGTGCACTCCTTCCGCGCCGCCGTCGACCGGGCCCCCGAGCACACCGCCCTCGCCTACTTCGACGGACGGCTCAGCTACCGCGAGACCGACGCGCTCTCCGACTCCGTCGCGGGCCATCTCGCCGCGCGCGGTGTCCGGCGCGGCGACCGTGTCGCGATCATGCTGCAGAACTCCCCGCACTTCGTGATCGCGCTGCTCGGTGCCTGGAAGGCCGGCGCCACCGTCGTCCCGCTCAACCCGATGTACAAGTCGGCCGAGGTGTCGCACGTACTGAGCGACGCCGACGTCACCGCGCTGATCTGCTCGGACCGTGCCTGGGAGACCTATCTGCGCGCGAGCGCCGCCGCCTCGTCCGTACGTATCGCGCTCACCGCCTGCGAACTCGATCTGCAGACCCGGAACGACGCCCGCGTCCTCGGCTTCGAGCGGCTGCCGCAGCCGGTGGACGCCGACGATCTGGTGAGCGTGGCCCGCGCCGGGCACACTGCTCCGGTGGACCGTGAACTCGCCACCGCCGACGTGGCGTTGATCAGCTACACCTCGGGCACCAGTGGCACTCCCAAGGGTGCCATGAACCTCCACGGCGGCATCACCTACAACGCCGAACGCCAGCGCACCGGCCACCCTCTGCCCGAAGGTGCCTGCTACTTCGCGCTCGCGCCCCTGTTCCACATCACCGGCATGGTCTGCCAGCTCGCCGCCTGTATCGCCAACGCCGGCACCCTTGCTCTCGCCTACCGCTTCGAGGCGGGCGTTGTCCTCGACGCCTTCGCGGAGCACCGTCCCGCCTACACCGTGGGACCCTCCACCGCCTTCATGGCGCTCGCCGCACAGCCCACCGCCACCCGCGAGCACTTCGACTCCTTTCAGGTGATCTCCTCGGGCGGCGCCCCGGTGCCGCCCGCGCTGGTCGAGAGGTTCCGCGCCGGCTTCGGCCCGTACGTCCGCAACGGCTACGGCCTCACCGAGTGCACAGCACCCTGCGCCTCCGTGCCGCCGGAGAAGGAGGCCCCGGTCGACCCGGCCTCCGGCACCCTCTCCGTCGGCGTGCCGGGGCCGGACACGCTCGTGCGGATCATCGACGAGACGGGCGAGGAGGTGCCCTTCGGCGAGCCGGGTGAGATCGCGGTCAGCGGTCCCCAGGTCGTGCCCGGCTACTGGAAGCTGCCGGACGCCACCGCCGAGGCGTTCCCGGACGGCGAGCTGCGCACCGGAGACATCGGCTTCATGGACGCGGACGGCTGGCTCTATGTCGTCGACCGCAAGAAGGACATGATCAACGCTTCCGGTTTCAAGGTCTGGCCGCGCGAGGTCGAGGACGTCCTTTACACCCACCCGGCGGTGCGCGAGGCGGCCGTTGTCGGCGTCCCCGACGACTACCGTGGGGAAACGGTCAAGGCATACATCAGCCTGCGCCCCGGAGTCGACGTGGAACCGGCTGAAATCTCCGCGTACTGCGCGGAGCGGCTGGCCGCGTACAAGTACCCGCGGGTGGTGGAGATCCTGCCGGAACTGCCCAAAACGACAAGTGGGAAGATCCTCCGGCGCGAACTGCGTTTCAACAAGTAA